The genomic window GTGATCAAAGTGGTTCGTGTAGCTATGATTTCGTAATCTCTTCCAATTCAACCATAAATAACGAAGGCATTAAAAACGCATTGAGCAGAAGTTTTGAATGCCCCAAATCCCTGCGCGGCATTTATCTCCGCTGTCTAATTGCGCGCCCACTTGAATGACATTTTACTTAATGTTTGACATAGTTTCCATAGTGCCGCTGGCCCCTTAAAAAGATCTCCCTGAAGATACGTTCATTGCTTCTGCCAGATCGCGTCTATAGTCTATTAATACCGATGTCGGCGCCCTCATTAACGACTTGTTCGCAGCACGCGGAAATcaaccaaccaacaacaaTCCTCAAACATGAGATGCGGTCCATGACTTAGGGATTAGGGTGTTtgggaatatatatatgtatgtcgaaattttaaaaaatcctTAATACTTAGCTATATGCTATGCTTATATCCAGATGTTGGAAGGAGGTTCTTTAAAAATGTAGAATTTAGAATTAGGAATTCATACAAAGATTACTGTTTTTATCAAGACCTCGAAGTTTTGTTTTGGATAGCATTGATACACCCTATTCGACAGGCATTAAAGAACAGGCCGATCACCCAAATCATAGCCCTCTATTTATAGTATTCGGGAGATGCAGTTATACTCAGCGATTCTAATTCATTCACTTCTGACTTCTCCTCAGCAATGATGTGGCACTTGCTGCGCGCCCTGCTCGTGGTAGCCGCCGTCTTGGATGCACTGCAACCGGCGGTCGGACAAAGCGACACCTATTACAATCCCAACCAGAACCAGCAGAATCCCCAGCAGCCGTTACTGCCCAACCAGCAGTGGGGAAACAACCCACAGACGAATCAATATGGCAACAACAACCCAAACTTTGGCCAAACGAATCCCAACGATCGCCCGCCGTACAGGACCGATTCGGGAAGCTACAACGATGTTGCAGGGCAAGATGAATATAATAAACGTCTTGGAGGAGGCTATCAGGACAACGAAGAGCCGAGTCTGACTCGGGGAAAGTCGTCCTATAACATCAAGGCAACCTTCTTGGAATCGCTGCATTCAAGGGAGCCCACCTACTTTATTGTGGCTTCTAGAATGGTTAGACCTGGTCTAATCTACCAGGTGTCCGTGTCCATTCTCCAAGCTCAGTACCCGATAACCGTTCATGCTAGCATCGCCTGCGATGGTGTTCAAATCAGCGGAGACTCCAAGGATGTTAAGGAGGGCATACCGGAGACGCTGCTCATGAGGATCCCACCAACCAGTGTGACTGGAAGCTATAAGCTTCGAGTGGAAGGTTTCTACCAGAATGTTTTTGGTGGCCTCGCCTTCCTGAACGAAACAAGACTAGACTTCTCCCAGCGTTCCATGACGATATTTGTGCAGACCGATAAGCCCCTTTATATGCAAGGGGAAACTGTGCGATTCAGGACCATTCCGATCACCACCGAACTCAAGGGATTTGACAATCCCGTGGATGTGTACATGCTGGATCCAAACAGGCATATTCTTAAACGTTGGTTGTCGCGGTAAGTGGATCTTTTAATGTCTTAACATAAATTAGAAAGTCaagtcaattaaaatgtaaatgtaaaccAACTTAATCTTTATATTTCAGGCAATCAAACTTGGGTTCCGTTTCTCTCGAGTACAAACTGTCGGATCAGCCCACTTTTGGTGAATGGACCATCCGTGTAATTGCTCAGGGACAGCAAGAAGAAAGTCACTTCACCGTGGAGGAATACTATCAGACCCGCTTCGAAGTGAATGTTACCATGCCTGCCTACTTCTTCACCACGGATCCGTTTATCTACGGAAGGGTGATGGCTAACTTTACCAGTGGCCTACCAGTAAGAGGTAATCTCACAATCAAGGCTACAATCCGGCCAATTGGATACTACAGCAACCAAGTCTTAAATGAGAAGTATCGTCTGGGTCGGTCACCTTTGGAGCAAACTAACCGATACAATGAACGATGGCGCTACAATAATCCCAACCAGAACCCGCAAGTGCAGTATAATGTGCCTGGACAACTGCCCCAAGATGGAACAGATCTTTCACAGGATATTCTGTACAGGAATCAATATGTGGTCGAGCGACACTATCAGTTCGACGAGGAGTGGCCATTCTGGGTTAAAAAACCCGAGTATCAGGACAGCAGCTACGAGGCGTGGAGTGGAACTTATCGAAAAACCCTGCCCTTCCTGCGCTATTTCAATGGAACCTTTGATTTCAAGTGGCCACTGAGGGAGCTAGAGCTCCTGGTGCCCAATCTGGCCAACTCGGAAGTGTTGATCACGGCTACTGTTGGTGAGAAGTTCTACGATGAGATCATCAGTGGCTACTCCGTGGCCCGGGTGTACAATTCCAGTCTGAGGGTGGTATTCCTTGGCGATTCTCCGCAGGTTTTCAAGCCCGCCATGCCATTTACCACATATCTAGCTGTTGAGTACCATGATGGTTCACCAATTAATCCAAACCTGTTGCGCCAGGGCTTAATGGAAGTCTCTGGTTTCGTGGAAAGCCGCAATGGCGGCAGGAGAGACTGGCCCGCCCAGCGATTGCCCATGTCGCAGCAAAGTGATGGCATTTGGGAGGTAAAGATTGACATCAGGAATGATCTGAACCTGGATGACCGTCCACAAGCAAGAGATTTCTTAAACGGCGTACAAAACATGCGCTTGCAGGCGAACTTTGTGGATCCGCGTGGTGAACGCATTCAAACGGAGCTTCTTTTGGTGTCTCACTATTCTCCCAGAAATCAGCACATCAAGGTCAGCACCAGCACAGAGAAACCTGTGGTTGGGGAGTATATAATCTTCCACATCCGTACGAACTTCTACCTCGAAGAGTTTAACTATCTCATTATGTCAAAGGGTGTTATCCTGGTGAACGACCGAGAAACTATCACAGAAGGTATCAAAACCATCGCTGTGGTTCTGAGTTCCGAAATGGCGCCAGTGGCGACTATTGTAGTGTGGAAGATTAACCAGCAGGGACAGGTTGTGGCCGATTCCCTCACATTCCCAGTAAATGGCATCTCCCGGAATAACTTCACCGTATACATCAACAATCGCAAAGCGAGAACCGGAGAAAAAGTGGAGGTGGCCATCTTTGGAGAGCCTGGCTCGTATGTGGGTCTTTCAGGCATCGATAGTGCCTTCTACACAATGCAGGCCGGTAACGAACTCACTTACGCCAAGATCATTACTAAGATGTCCAACTTCGACGAGCAGACCAACGGAACCTATAAGCACATTTGGTACTCTCACGAAGGCAATCCCGATGAGCTGGTGTACTTCCCTGCCTCATCCTTTGGTGTCGATGCAAATCGCACTTTTGAGTACAGTGGCTTGATCGTATTTACGGATGGTTATGTACCCAGAAGACAGGATACCTGCAATCGCACATTGGGTTTCGGAGAGTGCTTAAGTGGGCGTTGCTATCGCCTCGAGAAGCAGTGTGATGGTTTGTTTGATTGTGATGATGGAACGGACGAGATCAATTGCCATGTGAGAAATGACACAGAACTGTTGAACTACAGAAAGTACCGATTTAATCGCGTGCTCCGTCATTACGAAAATGTGTGGCTCTGGAAGGATGTGAACATTGGACCGCATGGTCGGTACATCTTTAATGTGGAAGTTCCTGATCGTCCCGCCTACTGGATGGTGAGTGCGTTCAGTGTGAGTCCATCTAAAGGCTTTGGTATGATGAACAAGGCCTTGGAGTACGTTGGAGTCCAACCTTTCTTCATAAATGTGGAAATGCCCGAGGCTTGCAGACAAGGCGAACAGGTTGGCATTCGTGTCACTGTATTCAACTATATGATAACTCCAATCGAGGCCGTTGTCGTGCTGCACGGCAGTCCGGACTACAAGTTTGTGCACGTGGAGGAGGATGGCATCGTACGATCGTATAACCCCAGAACCAGCTTTGGTGAACACCAATTCTTCATCTACTT from Drosophila yakuba strain Tai18E2 chromosome 2L, Prin_Dyak_Tai18E2_2.1, whole genome shotgun sequence includes these protein-coding regions:
- the LOC6527652 gene encoding CD109 antigen; protein product: MMWHLLRALLVVAAVLDALQPAVGQSDTYYNPNQNQQNPQQPLLPNQQWGNNPQTNQYGNNNPNFGQTNPNDRPPYRTDSGSYNDVAGQDEYNKRLGGGYQDNEEPSLTRGKSSYNIKATFLESLHSREPTYFIVASRMVRPGLIYQVSVSILQAQYPITVHASIACDGVQISGDSKDVKEGIPETLLMRIPPTSVTGSYKLRVEGFYQNVFGGLAFLNETRLDFSQRSMTIFVQTDKPLYMQGETVRFRTIPITTELKGFDNPVDVYMLDPNRHILKRWLSRQSNLGSVSLEYKLSDQPTFGEWTIRVIAQGQQEESHFTVEEYYQTRFEVNVTMPAYFFTTDPFIYGRVMANFTSGLPVRGNLTIKATIRPIGYYSNQVLNEKYRLGRSPLEQTNRYNERWRYNNPNQNPQVQYNVPGQLPQDGTDLSQDILYRNQYVVERHYQFDEEWPFWVKKPEYQDSSYEAWSGTYRKTLPFLRYFNGTFDFKWPLRELELLVPNLANSEVLITATVGEKFYDEIISGYSVARVYNSSLRVVFLGDSPQVFKPAMPFTTYLAVEYHDGSPINPNLLRQGLMEVSGFVESRNGGRRDWPAQRLPMSQQSDGIWEVKIDIRNDLNLDDRPQARDFLNGVQNMRLQANFVDPRGERIQTELLLVSHYSPRNQHIKVSTSTEKPVVGEYIIFHIRTNFYLEEFNYLIMSKGVILVNDRETITEGIKTIAVVLSSEMAPVATIVVWKINQQGQVVADSLTFPVNGISRNNFTVYINNRKARTGEKVEVAIFGEPGSYVGLSGIDSAFYTMQAGNELTYAKIITKMSNFDEQTNGTYKHIWYSHEGNPDELVYFPASSFGVDANRTFEYSGLIVFTDGYVPRRQDTCNRTLGFGECLSGRCYRLEKQCDGLFDCDDGTDEINCHVRNDTELLNYRKYRFNRVLRHYENVWLWKDVNIGPHGRYIFNVEVPDRPAYWMVSAFSVSPSKGFGMMNKALEYVGVQPFFINVEMPEACRQGEQVGIRVTVFNYMITPIEAVVVLHGSPDYKFVHVEEDGIVRSYNPRTSFGEHQFFIYLEAQGTTVVYVPVVPQRLGNVDVTLHVATLLGTDTITRTLHVESDGLPQYRHQSVLLDLSNRAYVLEYMHVNVTQTPIIPYQVDRYFVYGSNKARISVVGDVVGPIFPTMPVNASSLLYLPMESGEQNAFSFAANLYTIMYMRLINQRNKTLEKNAFYHMNIGYQRQLSFMRPDGSFSLFRSDWNNSDSSVWLTSYCLRVFQEASFYEWENFIWIDATIIEKNMRWLLQHQTPQGSFYEVTWLPDRKMNRTNFDKNITLTSHVLITLATVKDISGTLGSRVALSTQRALAYIERNMDFLRHQAQPFDVAITAYALQLCNSPIAEEVFAILRRHARTIGDFMYWGNQEIPQPPRKLENQKWFSLPRLPYEYDSLNIETTAYALLVYVARREFLVDPIVRWLNSQRLNDGGWASTQDTSAALKALVEYTVRSRLREVSSLTVEIEASSQGGKTQTLYIDDTNLAKLQSIEIPDAWGTIKVQAKGAGYAILQMHVQYNVDIEKFQTKPPVPAFGLQTKAIFHGRNQSHISYVACQNWINQNESERSGMAVLDVAIPTGYWIQQQKLDTYVLSNRVRNLRRARYLERKIVFYFDYLDQEDICVNFTIERWYPVANMSRYLPVRVYDYYAPERFNESIFDALPTYLLNICEVCGSSQCPYCSIYNMGWRASMSMSLLFFSVFIYLLRSRTHLVLNMMQLLT